One window of Quercus robur chromosome 5, dhQueRobu3.1, whole genome shotgun sequence genomic DNA carries:
- the LOC126728191 gene encoding uncharacterized protein LOC126728191 gives MSFSEEDKVGTIQPHDDALVVTLRIGGYDVKRVMVDQGSEAEIMYPYLYNRLGLKPEDLMAYDSPLVSFDGKIVIPKGQIRLPVQAGLEVVEVSFILVDAYSSYKAIVARSWLHALGAISSTLHLKVKYSSEDWIEELVRSQSVVRQCLIAAITH, from the coding sequence ATGAGTTTCTCTGAGGAGGACAAGGTGGGAACCATACAGCCGCATGATGATGCCCTAGTGGTCACCCTTAGGATAGGGGGATATGATGTTAAGAGGGTGATGGTGGATCAAGGCAGTGAGGCAGAGATTATGTACCCCTATTTGTACAACAGGCTGGGCTTGAAGCCTGAGGACTTGATGGCTTATGATTCACCTCTAGTAAGCTTTGATGGGAAAATTGTTATTCCTAAGGGCCAGATTCGACTGCCCGTACAAGCAGGattggaggtggtggaggtgagtTTCATTTTAGTGGATGCCTATTCCTCGTACAAGGCCATTGTGGCAAGATCTTGGCTTCACGCCCTGGGGGCCATTTCCTCCACTTTgcatttgaaagtaaaatattcatCTGAGGACTGGATTGAGGAGCTGGTTAGGAGCCAATCTGTGGTGAGGCAGTGCTTGATCGCTGCAATAACGCATTAG